One Agrobacterium vitis genomic window, GAAATCCCTTCGTCACTGGCTCAGCGACCGGTGATGGTGGGCTACGTGCAAACTTCGGATTCAATGCCCGAACGGCAATAAGGCCGGCGCCTCCACGGCCTTCGGCGCCAACGACCGTGACAATTTCTTCAGGTATTTGGCGGGCGGCATCCTCGAGCGCCTTAACGGAATCGGGTCCTAATTTTGCCGCCAGAGAATACAGGTTGGCTGCCGTGTTCGGATACTGTGCAGGAAGCGGTGGAGTTTTCATCCAGAGGAATGCGCCTTGCGCCATATTGCCCGTTGCGCCTTCTCCATATCGCCGCGCAACCCATGTCAGGAGCGCCTCCTCGTTTTCGCCGACGACAGTGACGCCCTCACCTTTCCAAACGCAGACGGAGCGCGATGGAGGTATCGGGGGGATCAGGCTGAACAGTCGGCTTCCATCGAAATGGGTCTTGTAGGCCCAGTAAGTCAGAAACTCTTCCTTGAAGTCCCGTTCGACGATATCGCCCTGCAACAGCTCCTCGATCAGACCAACCGACCGGATCAGGAGGTTTTCTGCGACGGCCGTTGGGTCGTCGGGATCGACCTCCGACATATTCGGTAACAAGCAAAGTATCCCATCACCCTCTACATGCGGCCACGTCAGTGCTTCGGGATGATCTACCAGCGCGGTCCGAACGGGGATTCTCGGAAATGCCGCCGTCGCAACAACATCGATACGCCGTGTCTTGCCGTCGCTAAACGTAATGCTCGCTCTCCATGCAGCCGCCCAGTTCCGTTTGGGATAGGAGGCCGAAATCGTGTGACCGTCCAACCGCTCTGGCGCTTGACCGAGAAGGTCCCTCAGCCGCGCCTCGAGCTGAAGCGCGGCCTGTCGCCATTCAAGCGATGGATTAAAGTCATGCATGGCGTCCGCCACCTGCGCTGCTCACCGCAGCGGCAGCAGCAGCTGCCTGATCGAGAAGAGCAGCTGAACCGATGATCGCCGGTGCAAATGCATTGGCCCGTTTCTCTTCCTCCAGCCGTTCACTGAAAAAGGTCGTTGCAAAGACCTTGTCCCAACATTTCAGGGCCTTCTCACGGGTGCAGTCAGCGTCGAACAGCGGCGCGAGCATATCGATCGCATCGGTCAGCTTGTCGCGGAAAAATCTGGCGCGCGCGTCATCATTTCCGTTAGTGATGTAGCTGTCCGGCGTTACCGGATGGGCGATCTGCAGGTTCCAATCGAGCCTGTTTCGGATCGACACCATCGTGTCGTAGAGCGCCTTGTCTTCACGGGTGGAATATTGGTAGCGCTCAGTCAAAAGGACGGTAATGCCGAAACCGCTCAAGATCGATGAACGCCAGCTGAAACGGCTACGTGCGAACTTCTTGAGGTCGCGATTGATGCGGCGCAGCTGACGGCCATCTGAAGAATTCGAACGCTCATCTTCGTACCAGGCCGAGACGTCGCGTGCGTCGGATCGCTTCCAGCCGCTGCTTGCAGCCAACTCGTAGTGGTATACGTCTCCGAAGATCGTGGACGTCGTGACGCGACGATAGACGGGAAGATCGACGTGATAGCCCGCTTCGTAGAAGATGCGGACGCAGTTCGAACGAACCTCTGGTGCCCGCTTGAATTTGCCATCGTCAACTGCATCGCGCACCATCCAACGCGTTTGCAGAGACGTCATCTCGGCGCCGCGCTCTCCTACAAGATCCTCCTTGTAGAAATAAACGCCGTCATCGATGTCGTAGTCATTGTCCGGGTCACGGACCATCGTCTTCATTGCGTAACTGCCCTGCTTGACGAATTCCAGAGGGCTGGGCTTGTTTGCCTTCTGCAAGCCATTGCGCAAACGCGTGCGGTTGGCGTCACGCCGATTGCGCATCTTGTCCTGCTCGGTCTGCGGTAAGGTCACATCCTGGTCGTGGTAGGCCCGGACATCTTTTGAACAGTCGAACATGCTTTATCCTTTCCGGCCATCATCAGTCGGCCACACAACACCCGATACCGGCATACCCGGCAGATCATTCATGAGACGCGAGATTATTGCCCCCTCCGGGTTGTTGCGATCGTCGCAGGCACTTTTCGTCAAATCCGCATCCGTGTGAGCCTGATGAACAAGCCGATCCATCGCCTCAGGACGGGTATCGTCCAAAGCGAGATAAGGCATCATGCTCGCGGGCACTGCCTTGTTCGGGAACCTGACACGCCGGATCGAGCGCCCGCAGTCGCTCATCGCATTGGCGAGCAGGCGCGCCATATTATCGAATGCAAATTCCTGTGCGGAAATGCTCAACGGAGCGACGTCGGCTCCAAGCGACCAGTCCAGCATCGATCGATGAGCCGATTCCTCATCGAGATGATCGCCCTCGGGACGCGGGCAGGTCCCGAGCGAGTAAATTTCTATCGGCTGATCGGGTCCGGCAATGGTTAGGGCATCGACGAGACCAACCATGATGGGGTTGTTGGCCCAGAGTCCGCCATCGGCGAAAACCTGCTTCGGCCCGCCAGACGAATTGGGATCATCGATAGCAGCAAGCGACCGGTAGATGGGCGCGGCACTTGTCGCCATGCAGACGTCGACAAGAGGATAAAGGTCGTCGCGCACCCCGCTACGGGGCGTCTTTTTGAAAACCCATGCCCGATGCGTGCTCATCAGAACCGCGGGGATGGACAGGGATATATTGCGCACCTGGAAGATATCGAGCATCGTCTTGGCGCCAAGAACACCTGTCAGCGCTTCGCGCAGTGCTTTATCACCTTGGCGCACGTAGGTGCTGCCGCGTCCCGCGCGAAAGAGCGCGCTGCGCTTTCCAGTAATGCGATGGGGAAAGATTTTCGGTCCGTGATCGCGATAAAGGCTGACGACCTCTTGCATCGGACGTCCGACAGCCAGGGCGCATCCGACGATTGCACCAGTGCTGGTACCAGTGATGAGATCGAAGCCTGCGCCGAGATCGAGCGCGGTTGTCCCGCGAATGCGCGCGAACTGATCAGTAAGTCGCGCGAGAAACGCAGCGGTGTAGATCCCGCGCATCCCGCCACCGTCGAGGCTAAGAACGCGGAACGGGCGCTTGAGCGACGAAACGTCCGCTTCTTCTGGCGACGCGTTACCTGCAACTTCATTTGAACTACCGGCCACCATCGGTTCTTTCTCTTGGACTTGTCGTGTTCGACATGAGATAACCGTCTAACCATATATGATTTAGTTTACAGTTCGTCAATATTTATATGCCGGAGTAGACATGCCAGAAGAAAAGAACCCGTCGCAAATTTTCCAGAAACGGCTGAAAAGTGCCCGGATTCTAAGGGGTTACAATCAGGATGAACTCGCAAAAAAAGCGGGGATGCCAGCAAGCTCCATCGCTCATTTTGAGACAGGTACGCGCAAACCGTCGTTCGACTCACTGCGCCGACTAGCAAACGCTCTCGAGATTACGACCGACTACCTGCTGGGGCGATCCGAAGAGCCAGAGCTTGCGAAGGATGGCGACCCGCTGTTCCGCGACATGAGCAAGCTGACAGGAAATGACCGAGAAATTGCGAAAGACTTCCTGCAGATGCTCGCGCGACGCGCGGCTGAGAAAAAGGGCTCTCGTGAATGAGTAAGGTATTCAGCCTCAAAATGGCGAGGCAAGCTGCTGAGGCTTTGCTCAAGGAGGAGGAACTCCTGTCTCTTCCGGTTGATCCTTTTGCAATCGCCGCAAGCCGCGACATCGTGGTGGAGGGTAAGCCCGAGAAAGTTGACGGTGTGTCAGGGATGCTTCTCCGGCACGGAAACAATTTCGGCATTGTCTACGCGACCCATATCCGCAGCCAAGGCTTTCAACGTTTTAGCGTGGCTCACGAGCTTGGCCATTATTTTCTTCCGGGTCACGTGGATCAGGTTATTCAGAACGGCATTCACGTTTCTCGCGGCGGCTTCGTCACGAATGACCCCTATGAGCTCGAAGCCGACCATTTCGCTGCTGGCTTGCTGATGCCGGAACAGCCGTTCCGCAAGGAAATTAACCGCCGGGAGCCCGGCCTGGCAGCAATCGAAGCCGTCGCCGATCTCTGTATAGCCTCAAGGACGGCCGCGGCGATCCGGTATGCAGAAGTCGGCGATGCTGCTACCGCCGTGATCATGAGCACCGCCGGTGTCATTGATTACTGCTTCATGTCCGAGGCCATGAAATCTCTTCCAAAGCTTGACTGGCTTCGAAAAGGTATCAGGCTGCCGCTGGGCACGGTGACAGCCGCGCTCGCTTCTGATCCGAGACGCGTCGCCGCCGGTGAGCGGGTCAAGGACGAGGTCGATGTTCGGGAGTGGCTCGGAGGCGCCACACGGGAGACGGTAAAGGAAGAGTCCCTTAGTCTCGGCACCTACGGAAAGATATTAACCATTCTCACGTCTACAAAGATCGGGCAGGACCTCGAGCCTGACGAACACGACGAGGAGCAGGAGCTGATCGAAAGCTGGACGCCACGTTTCAAGCGCTGACTGCAATCGTGCTCCAGACCTACGAGTTCAGCCGATCTTAGATGCTGAAGGTCAATCTCTGATCTGCCATTGACTACGTTCCGATGCCATCATCTTGTAGCCGGACCTGATAAAAAGCGCCGCAACCGCTTCTCCGGCCTCGCACAACAGGCGTGCCGGCGGATTGTCGACAGGGGTATAGAGCGCGCATTGCTCATCTACCTGCTGGCGGCGAAGAGGATTGATCTCATTGAACGTGGCAAGCGCCTCCGTTGACAGCTGCTCATCGGCGCAATTGAGCTCTACAAATACATCGCGATTGTCGTCATAGACATAGAGGCTCGCGTCATAGATGAACGAGCTGAGCGGACGAGCGCTGGGGTTTGAGAATTTCACAGCGAACAGCGTGTCACTGTATCGACCGGGATAGCTGCCGTGCGTGCTGAAGCCAAACTTCTCGGCCGCCAGATCCACCGCGGGCTCGATCGACAACAGGCTCATATATCCCGTTTTTACGGGCATATCGCTTTTACCGAGACTTTCGGTAACCAAAGCAAGCGCGATGCCTGACTTGTCGAGCACCACACCACCGCTGAAGCCGCCACGGGCTGTAGCAGATGCGATGAAGTGCAGGATCTTCGAATGATGAACGCGCACAACAGCGTTTATCTGTCCCAGCGTTACAACTTGGGTTGGCACAGTTGTGAATGGAATCGGAGGATAACCAATAACAAGTACGTCTGATAGGATAAGGTCATTCTCTTCGAGGGAATAGTCCGTGTGCTGGCTGACCGTGATCGCAGGCAACGGCGTTTCACCGAGGTCGACGCGGAAGACTGCGACGTCTAGTTCATCCGGTCCGTAATAGGGTCCATCGATGATCTCAAGCCATCGCGGCGGGGCAGCCTTCCCGCCAGTTTCTTCGCTCAGGTGTGCGGACTTTGTGGTCGCAATTTCTTTGATGGTAACGCCATCGATCACATGCCGAGCCGTGACGAATATACCTTCGCCGATATGGAATGCCGAACCAATCCCTTCATCACCGTTCGTATTGACCACAGCGATAAAGGCTGTTGCTCCTGCCGCCCGTATATAGGTTTCCTGGAATACGCTCTTTTCGGACATCGCCATCAGCTCCGCTCCGCAACGCGTGTTGCGCGTACAATTCCGGCTTCTTATGACTGGATCACCTTGATCGGTCGAGCCATATAAGATCAAGGCCCTTGCAGAGATGTAACCCATAGGCTACATACATCGCAACTGAGGGCAGAATGGCGGTCGAGATTCATTGGCAAGAAATAAACGTCAACTGGCAGTCTGGCGTGGCGCTCGATCTCCATACGACCAGCAGCACGCCAGTTGGTTACAATGAAGCTGGTCATATGCAATTCGATACTGTGAGGCCCTCTATTGCAGACTTTCTCTATTAGGCCGCACACTCATAAACCGGGTTTGCAAATCGGCCTGATTTTGATTCACTGAGGCCTTGATTTGGAGGCCTCTCATGACCCGTCGCCGGTTTGATCTCACCGATTTCGAATGGACTGTCATCCAGCCCTTGTTGCCCAACAAGCCGCGTGGGGTGCCACGGGTTGACGACCGGCGGGTGATCAACGGCATCTTGTGGCGGTTTCGGACAGGTTCACCCTGGG contains:
- a CDS encoding cyclic GMP-AMP synthase DncV-like nucleotidyltransferase; amino-acid sequence: MFDCSKDVRAYHDQDVTLPQTEQDKMRNRRDANRTRLRNGLQKANKPSPLEFVKQGSYAMKTMVRDPDNDYDIDDGVYFYKEDLVGERGAEMTSLQTRWMVRDAVDDGKFKRAPEVRSNCVRIFYEAGYHVDLPVYRRVTTSTIFGDVYHYELAASSGWKRSDARDVSAWYEDERSNSSDGRQLRRINRDLKKFARSRFSWRSSILSGFGITVLLTERYQYSTREDKALYDTMVSIRNRLDWNLQIAHPVTPDSYITNGNDDARARFFRDKLTDAIDMLAPLFDADCTREKALKCWDKVFATTFFSERLEEEKRANAFAPAIIGSAALLDQAAAAAAAVSSAGGGRHA
- a CDS encoding S1 family peptidase; this translates as MAMSEKSVFQETYIRAAGATAFIAVVNTNGDEGIGSAFHIGEGIFVTARHVIDGVTIKEIATTKSAHLSEETGGKAAPPRWLEIIDGPYYGPDELDVAVFRVDLGETPLPAITVSQHTDYSLEENDLILSDVLVIGYPPIPFTTVPTQVVTLGQINAVVRVHHSKILHFIASATARGGFSGGVVLDKSGIALALVTESLGKSDMPVKTGYMSLLSIEPAVDLAAEKFGFSTHGSYPGRYSDTLFAVKFSNPSARPLSSFIYDASLYVYDDNRDVFVELNCADEQLSTEALATFNEINPLRRQQVDEQCALYTPVDNPPARLLCEAGEAVAALFIRSGYKMMASERSQWQIRD
- a CDS encoding patatin-like phospholipase family protein codes for the protein MVAGSSNEVAGNASPEEADVSSLKRPFRVLSLDGGGMRGIYTAAFLARLTDQFARIRGTTALDLGAGFDLITGTSTGAIVGCALAVGRPMQEVVSLYRDHGPKIFPHRITGKRSALFRAGRGSTYVRQGDKALREALTGVLGAKTMLDIFQVRNISLSIPAVLMSTHRAWVFKKTPRSGVRDDLYPLVDVCMATSAAPIYRSLAAIDDPNSSGGPKQVFADGGLWANNPIMVGLVDALTIAGPDQPIEIYSLGTCPRPEGDHLDEESAHRSMLDWSLGADVAPLSISAQEFAFDNMARLLANAMSDCGRSIRRVRFPNKAVPASMMPYLALDDTRPEAMDRLVHQAHTDADLTKSACDDRNNPEGAIISRLMNDLPGMPVSGVVWPTDDGRKG
- a CDS encoding helix-turn-helix domain-containing protein — protein: MPEEKNPSQIFQKRLKSARILRGYNQDELAKKAGMPASSIAHFETGTRKPSFDSLRRLANALEITTDYLLGRSEEPELAKDGDPLFRDMSKLTGNDREIAKDFLQMLARRAAEKKGSRE
- a CDS encoding ImmA/IrrE family metallo-endopeptidase; the protein is MSKVFSLKMARQAAEALLKEEELLSLPVDPFAIAASRDIVVEGKPEKVDGVSGMLLRHGNNFGIVYATHIRSQGFQRFSVAHELGHYFLPGHVDQVIQNGIHVSRGGFVTNDPYELEADHFAAGLLMPEQPFRKEINRREPGLAAIEAVADLCIASRTAAAIRYAEVGDAATAVIMSTAGVIDYCFMSEAMKSLPKLDWLRKGIRLPLGTVTAALASDPRRVAAGERVKDEVDVREWLGGATRETVKEESLSLGTYGKILTILTSTKIGQDLEPDEHDEEQELIESWTPRFKR